The following proteins are encoded in a genomic region of Balneola vulgaris DSM 17893:
- a CDS encoding prolyl oligopeptidase family serine peptidase — translation MKTKGLALLIFALVLGTVSIQAQYGYQEPSQPMIDLVDGASTPSVSISPDGTTMLLLSRPGRPSIEDVSQPELRLAGVRINPRTNGPSRSRSMNNGITIRDMKSGKDIDLKGLPANPKISDVSWSPKGDMIAFLVTTDSNIELWKAEISTANASRIGNVSVNDTYGSAFTWTRDGSSLIVKMVPENRGTAPVQKTAPLGPVIQESVGKAAPARTYQDLLANKHDEDLFDFYFTSQIAEVSLNGTVKKLGSPGIYRGMSLSPNGEYILTTEIHKPYSYRVPAYRFPNKVAVWNRDGKQVHLVADLPLADQIPIGFSSVSEGPRSISWRADEAATLTWVEALDGGDQYREVEKRDRVYMQKAPFNGQPEGIIDLEFRYAGISWAAEGFALINESWRSTRRGRTWLVDPAKNRKELIFDRSTEDRYSDPGSPEFTRSKYGTYVLHTIDKGRKVLMTGQGYSPEGNMPFLREFDLQSKKTKELWRAKAPYYEYVVSVLDDKGSQIITRRESVNEQPNYYQRNLKKGDVKQLTFFKHPTPELKDVTKEFITYKRSDGVNLSATVYLPPGYDKERDGKLPTLVWAYPREFKSAAAASQVTSSPYRFANISHWGPHFMLLEGYAVVEGAAMPIIGEGDQQPNDTFVEQLVANGQAIVDELDRRGVSDPERVGVGGHSYGAFMTANLLAHSDIFRAGIARSGAYNRSLTPFGFQAEPRTFWEAPEIYFTMSPFMNADKVDEPILFIHGEADNNSGTFPMQSKRMYSAISGLGGIAKLVMLPNESHGYVARESLLHMLFEQTNWLNKYVKNAESRPIQRETKPID, via the coding sequence ATGAAAACCAAAGGACTGGCATTGTTGATCTTTGCACTCGTTCTAGGCACTGTTTCAATACAGGCACAATATGGGTACCAAGAGCCGTCGCAACCAATGATTGATTTGGTGGATGGAGCTTCAACCCCTTCCGTTTCGATCTCACCCGACGGAACAACCATGTTGTTACTAAGTAGACCTGGTCGTCCATCTATTGAAGATGTTTCGCAACCCGAATTAAGATTGGCTGGTGTTCGTATAAACCCAAGAACAAATGGACCTTCGCGTTCACGTTCAATGAATAATGGGATTACTATTAGGGATATGAAGTCTGGGAAAGACATCGATTTAAAGGGCTTACCTGCTAATCCAAAAATTTCGGATGTTAGCTGGTCGCCAAAAGGTGATATGATTGCCTTTCTTGTTACTACCGATTCCAACATTGAATTATGGAAAGCAGAAATTTCAACGGCCAATGCCTCTAGAATTGGAAATGTATCTGTGAATGATACCTATGGTTCGGCATTTACATGGACCCGTGATGGTTCCAGCTTAATCGTTAAAATGGTTCCTGAAAATAGAGGAACTGCTCCAGTTCAAAAAACGGCGCCTTTGGGTCCCGTAATCCAAGAAAGTGTTGGAAAAGCAGCACCGGCTAGAACGTACCAAGATCTTCTTGCAAACAAGCATGATGAAGACCTTTTTGATTTCTACTTTACTTCGCAAATAGCTGAAGTTTCCTTGAATGGAACCGTAAAAAAACTGGGCAGCCCTGGAATTTATAGAGGTATGAGCCTAAGCCCGAACGGCGAATATATCTTAACCACAGAAATTCATAAGCCATACTCATACCGTGTTCCAGCTTACCGCTTTCCTAATAAAGTAGCTGTTTGGAACCGAGATGGGAAGCAAGTTCACTTAGTTGCTGATTTACCACTTGCGGATCAAATTCCAATTGGATTCTCATCAGTATCTGAAGGTCCTCGCTCAATTTCGTGGAGAGCAGACGAAGCAGCTACACTCACTTGGGTTGAAGCACTTGATGGCGGTGACCAATACCGTGAAGTAGAAAAAAGAGATCGCGTGTATATGCAGAAGGCTCCGTTTAATGGCCAGCCTGAGGGAATCATTGATCTTGAATTCCGTTATGCAGGAATCTCATGGGCGGCAGAAGGATTTGCTCTTATTAACGAATCATGGAGAAGCACTCGTAGAGGTAGAACATGGTTAGTTGATCCAGCTAAAAACCGAAAGGAACTGATCTTCGATCGTAGTACAGAAGACCGTTACAGCGATCCAGGAAGTCCAGAATTTACACGCTCAAAGTATGGTACCTATGTACTTCATACGATAGATAAGGGTAGAAAAGTACTGATGACGGGCCAAGGGTATTCGCCAGAAGGTAATATGCCTTTCTTGCGTGAATTTGATCTTCAAAGCAAAAAAACAAAAGAGCTATGGAGAGCTAAAGCTCCTTACTATGAGTATGTAGTTTCTGTGCTAGATGATAAAGGTTCGCAAATCATAACCCGTCGTGAGTCTGTGAATGAACAACCCAATTATTATCAAAGAAACTTAAAGAAAGGGGATGTAAAGCAACTTACGTTCTTCAAGCATCCAACTCCTGAATTGAAAGATGTAACCAAAGAGTTTATTACCTATAAGCGTTCTGATGGTGTTAATCTTTCGGCTACAGTATACCTGCCACCAGGGTACGATAAAGAGCGTGATGGTAAGTTGCCTACTCTAGTATGGGCATACCCTCGAGAGTTTAAAAGTGCTGCGGCTGCAAGTCAGGTTACAAGTTCTCCATATCGTTTCGCTAACATTAGCCATTGGGGACCTCACTTCATGTTACTTGAAGGCTACGCCGTTGTAGAAGGTGCTGCCATGCCTATTATTGGTGAAGGCGACCAACAGCCTAACGATACGTTTGTAGAGCAGTTAGTAGCGAATGGTCAAGCTATTGTTGATGAACTAGATCGAAGAGGTGTTTCAGATCCAGAACGTGTTGGAGTAGGTGGCCATAGTTACGGTGCCTTCATGACGGCTAACCTATTAGCACATTCTGATATCTTTAGAGCGGGCATCGCGCGTAGTGGAGCATACAACCGTTCATTAACCCCATTCGGGTTCCAAGCTGAGCCTCGTACATTCTGGGAAGCTCCTGAAATTTATTTCACAATGTCTCCATTCATGAATGCAGATAAAGTGGATGAACCTATCCTGTTTATTCATGGTGAAGCTGATAACAACTCTGGTACCTTCCCTATGCAAAGTAAGCGAATGTACTCTGCCATTAGTGGATTAGGCGGTATTGCAAAGCTTGTAATGCTACCAAATGAAAGTCATGGTTACGTGGCTCGTGAATCACTACTACATATGTTATTCGAGCAGACCAATTGGCTTAATAAATATGTTAAAAATGCGGAAAGCAGACCAATTCAAAGAGAAACTAAGCCTATAGATTAA
- a CDS encoding Ig-like domain-containing protein, whose protein sequence is MTKLFTRLTLLVVALVFASGTAIAQEKKIVFSQKQINLKLNEESKIEAKVVDAQGNTTADSLIFFTRNRRSIIVTPKGDIKAIASGSFTVIARTITADRNDRITATLPVNVAYPPVKSITFANTPNNFYNTTTVELDIQVMDEANVLRDNVEVTLSSSNPDVATVDEYNNVTAHKTGNFTITAKAENKTATWKSKVVKNPIDRIVLTHNYEGKEIRTGDVVRFTAKAVDARGNEVSDAPLLYSFIAEPDDQLGQGAAGQVAQDGRFVANKTGKYTIMAQTGNTVARSTIKAVPRNVQRPITVVGKGIVNHTRTSDLWVWEGVDGRDYAVTGTWGGNGEALFWDVTDPENIIPIDTVVVDARTVNDVKVSEDGRVAVITREGASDRKNGIIILDVTNPRDVKLLSEYTEGMTGGVHNTFIYEDHVYAVNNGRKYDIINIEDPRNPKTVGVFELDTPGHSIHDVWIQDGIAYSSNWSDGIVAVDIGSNASSDLPGAGGSPENPVQLGSYTYPSGWNHAAFPFKSQSTGDFYVVAGDESFPYGLDTEGPNRAAGWLHFVKFDDWDSPEEVARYQVPEAGTHNYWVEGDIMYASFYNGGLRVIDISGELMGDLYEQGREIASFRPYDSEAFIPNATFVWGPQPYKGYIFLSDWNSGIWAVKLGESTAQGTN, encoded by the coding sequence ATGACAAAATTATTCACACGCTTGACCTTATTGGTGGTAGCCCTTGTTTTCGCATCGGGTACGGCCATCGCTCAAGAGAAAAAAATTGTTTTCTCTCAAAAGCAGATAAACCTAAAACTCAATGAAGAGTCAAAAATTGAAGCGAAAGTAGTAGACGCTCAAGGCAATACAACTGCCGATTCTTTAATCTTCTTTACAAGAAACCGTCGTTCTATCATTGTAACACCAAAGGGCGATATCAAAGCAATTGCTTCTGGTAGTTTTACAGTAATTGCTCGAACTATTACTGCTGATCGTAACGATCGTATCACTGCAACACTTCCAGTAAACGTAGCCTACCCTCCTGTAAAATCAATTACATTTGCGAACACTCCTAATAATTTCTACAACACCACTACGGTTGAGTTAGATATTCAGGTAATGGATGAGGCTAATGTATTACGCGACAATGTTGAAGTTACACTGAGCAGTTCAAACCCAGATGTAGCAACTGTTGATGAGTACAACAATGTAACAGCACATAAAACAGGTAACTTCACTATTACAGCCAAAGCTGAAAACAAAACAGCTACTTGGAAGTCGAAAGTAGTTAAGAACCCAATCGACCGTATTGTACTAACGCACAACTACGAAGGAAAGGAAATTCGTACGGGTGACGTAGTTCGCTTTACAGCCAAAGCGGTTGATGCTCGTGGTAATGAAGTTAGTGATGCACCGCTTTTATATTCTTTTATTGCTGAACCAGATGATCAATTAGGTCAGGGTGCAGCAGGTCAAGTTGCTCAAGACGGACGTTTTGTAGCTAATAAAACTGGCAAGTACACTATCATGGCACAAACAGGTAATACAGTTGCACGTAGCACCATCAAAGCCGTACCAAGAAATGTTCAGCGTCCAATCACGGTAGTTGGAAAAGGTATTGTAAATCACACCAGAACTTCTGACTTATGGGTTTGGGAAGGCGTTGACGGTAGAGATTATGCTGTTACCGGTACCTGGGGTGGCAACGGTGAAGCACTATTCTGGGATGTTACCGATCCTGAAAATATCATCCCAATTGATACTGTTGTTGTAGATGCACGTACAGTAAATGATGTGAAAGTATCAGAAGACGGCCGCGTAGCTGTTATTACTCGTGAAGGAGCTTCAGACCGTAAAAATGGTATCATCATCCTTGATGTAACCAACCCAAGAGATGTTAAATTACTTTCTGAGTACACAGAAGGTATGACTGGCGGTGTGCATAACACCTTTATTTATGAAGACCATGTATACGCTGTAAACAACGGTCGTAAGTACGACATCATCAATATTGAAGACCCAAGAAACCCTAAAACAGTAGGTGTATTTGAATTAGATACTCCTGGACATTCTATTCATGATGTATGGATTCAAGATGGTATCGCATACTCTTCAAACTGGAGCGATGGTATTGTAGCTGTTGATATTGGAAGCAATGCAAGCTCTGACCTTCCAGGTGCGGGTGGTTCACCAGAAAACCCAGTACAGTTAGGTAGCTATACATACCCAAGTGGCTGGAACCATGCTGCATTCCCATTCAAGAGCCAAAGTACAGGTGATTTCTACGTTGTAGCTGGTGACGAATCTTTCCCTTATGGTTTAGATACTGAAGGCCCAAACCGTGCTGCGGGTTGGTTACACTTTGTGAAATTTGATGACTGGGATTCTCCGGAAGAAGTTGCACGTTACCAAGTTCCTGAAGCTGGTACCCACAACTACTGGGTTGAAGGCGATATCATGTATGCATCATTCTATAATGGTGGCTTACGTGTTATTGATATCTCAGGTGAGCTTATGGGCGACCTATACGAGCAAGGCAGAGAGATTGCTTCTTTCAGACCATATGATAGCGAAGCATTCATCCCTAATGCTACTTTCGTTTGGGGTCCACAGCCATATAAAGGATACATTTTCCTATCTGATTGGAATTCAGGAATTTGGGCAGTTAAATTGGGCGAAAGCACAGCTCAAGGCACTAACTAA
- a CDS encoding M20/M25/M40 family metallo-hydrolase — protein MKLYTKLLLVFTICALSGASFAQVDQVERNLINYVDEENAEALALLKDIVNINSGTMNFEGVREVGDVLRKEFDALGFETIWEDGAAFNRAGHLVAHYHSGSDAPKLLLIGHLDTVFEKDSPFQEYELVDDNVAKGPGIADMKGGDVIIIYALKALKKAGKLKDMNITVVMTGDEEYSGKPLDLSKKALVDAAKWADIAIGFENGDGNPATANVSRRGSIGWELQVSGNAAHSSQIFREDVGAGAIYEASRILNAFYEELRSEEFLTFNPGLILGGTELNHDAVAKSGTAFGKDNVVAQSVVVTGDIRALSPEQVERVQRKMKEIVAQNRPQTKATITFFDGYPPLAPTEGNHKLLEIYTKVSEDLGFGKVEPVNPLKAGAADVSFTAGYVDMAIDALGMGGADDHTVNEVGHLHTLPLQTKRAAVLLYRLSKN, from the coding sequence ATGAAGCTTTACACTAAACTACTTCTAGTATTTACTATTTGTGCCTTAAGTGGCGCGTCATTCGCACAAGTTGATCAAGTTGAAAGAAACTTGATCAATTATGTAGATGAGGAAAATGCAGAAGCACTTGCACTACTCAAAGACATCGTAAACATAAATAGTGGAACCATGAACTTCGAAGGAGTTCGTGAAGTAGGTGATGTGCTTCGTAAGGAATTTGATGCATTGGGCTTTGAAACTATTTGGGAAGATGGGGCTGCTTTCAATCGAGCAGGTCACCTTGTTGCCCATTACCACAGTGGGAGTGATGCTCCTAAACTCCTTTTAATCGGCCATTTGGATACTGTATTTGAAAAGGATAGCCCTTTTCAAGAATATGAATTGGTTGATGACAATGTAGCGAAAGGACCCGGAATCGCAGATATGAAGGGCGGTGATGTGATCATCATTTATGCCTTAAAAGCATTGAAGAAAGCAGGGAAGCTCAAGGATATGAACATCACCGTTGTAATGACGGGAGATGAGGAATACAGTGGTAAGCCTCTGGATTTATCGAAGAAAGCCTTGGTAGATGCCGCGAAGTGGGCTGATATCGCAATTGGATTTGAAAATGGAGATGGCAACCCTGCCACAGCAAATGTATCCCGTCGTGGTTCAATTGGCTGGGAGCTTCAAGTAAGCGGTAATGCAGCCCATTCCTCTCAGATATTCCGGGAAGATGTGGGGGCTGGTGCTATTTATGAAGCTTCACGTATTCTAAACGCCTTCTATGAAGAACTTAGGTCGGAAGAGTTTCTCACCTTTAATCCAGGTTTAATTCTTGGTGGAACTGAGCTTAATCATGATGCCGTAGCGAAATCAGGTACGGCTTTCGGGAAAGACAATGTGGTTGCTCAAAGTGTTGTGGTTACAGGAGACATCCGCGCGCTATCACCTGAACAGGTGGAAAGAGTACAGCGAAAAATGAAAGAGATTGTTGCCCAAAACAGACCGCAAACAAAGGCTACTATCACGTTCTTTGATGGGTACCCACCATTAGCACCAACCGAAGGCAATCACAAGTTGTTGGAAATCTATACAAAAGTAAGTGAAGACCTAGGCTTTGGAAAAGTAGAGCCGGTAAATCCATTGAAGGCTGGAGCTGCGGATGTTTCGTTTACTGCGGGTTATGTGGATATGGCCATAGATGCCTTAGGCATGGGCGGCGCAGATGACCATACCGTAAATGAAGTAGGGCATTTACATACGCTACCCTTACAAACTAAGCGTGCAGCAGTACTATTATATCGTTTGTCTAAAAATTAG
- the gcvP gene encoding aminomethyl-transferring glycine dehydrogenase, which yields MNINFNKEIFAHRHNGNDVEATKEMLKTIGAESIEQLIDETIPENIRSEKRLNLPEALSEVDFLTEFKELASQNKIYKSFIGMGYYDTHVPNVIKRNILENPSWYTAYTPYQAEIAQGRLEALINFQTLVSDLTGMELANASLLDEGTAAAEAMSMLLGQRKGKKKKEALKFFVSELCHPQTIDVILTRAEPIGVEVIVGDHKKVDVTDPELFAILLQYPATDGSVEDYTDLIAAAQENSVYSVVAADLLSLTLLTPPGEMGADVVVGTTQRFGVPMGYGGPHAAYFAAKDNFKRQIPGRIIGVTQDAEGKPAYRMALQTREQHIRREKATSNICTAQVLLAVMAGMYGVYHGPNGLKKIAAKIHGLTKLTKAGLEAMGVVVETSNFFDTITVKANEEQVRSVAEANELNFRYFGDGRIGIAFDEAKELEDVEAVLAVFAEAEGRKQNFDVRSHAETVEVKLPEGLTRTSSYLEHPVFNLYHTEHEMLRYMKRLESKDLSLVHSMISLGSCTMKLNATAEMIPVTWPEFGQMHPFVPVEQAKGYTKLFEDLDAWLSEITGFHKVSLQPNSGAQGEYAGLMVIRAYHKSRGEDHRNVALIPSSAHGTNPASAVMAGMEVVVTQCDKHGNISVDDLKEKAEKYSDRLAALMVTYPSTHGVFEHRIKDICDIIHEHGGQVYMDGANMNAQVGLTSPGEIGADVCHLNLHKTFCIPHGGGGPGMGPIGVAEHLAPFLSGNPVVKTGGEQAIPAISAAPWGSASILTISYAYIRMMGTEGLEDATKNAILNANYIKDRLKDHYPILYTGKTGRAAHEFIADLRPFKQSAGIEAVDIAKRLMDYGYHAPTMSFPVAGTLMIEPTESETKEELDRFCEAMIGIRNEIREIEEGKAKIESNVLKHAPHTMRVVMDSDWNRDYPREKGAFPVQRLREDKFWPAVSRVDDAYGDRNLVCSCIPIDAYAIEEIAD from the coding sequence ATGAACATCAACTTCAACAAAGAAATTTTTGCCCATCGCCATAATGGTAATGATGTTGAGGCTACCAAAGAAATGCTAAAAACCATCGGAGCTGAAAGTATTGAGCAGCTTATCGATGAAACCATTCCAGAAAATATTCGCTCTGAAAAAAGACTGAATTTACCGGAAGCACTTAGTGAAGTTGATTTCCTTACTGAGTTCAAAGAACTAGCATCCCAAAACAAGATTTATAAAAGTTTTATCGGCATGGGCTACTACGATACCCATGTGCCGAATGTGATTAAGAGAAATATCTTAGAGAACCCATCGTGGTATACAGCTTACACTCCTTACCAAGCTGAGATTGCACAAGGTAGGCTTGAAGCTCTTATTAATTTTCAAACCCTAGTAAGTGACTTGACGGGGATGGAGCTCGCCAATGCTTCACTATTAGATGAAGGTACTGCAGCAGCCGAAGCAATGAGTATGCTTTTAGGCCAACGCAAAGGCAAAAAGAAGAAAGAAGCCCTAAAGTTTTTCGTGAGTGAATTATGTCACCCACAAACAATAGATGTGATTTTAACACGTGCTGAGCCGATTGGAGTGGAGGTAATTGTTGGAGACCACAAGAAAGTAGATGTAACTGATCCAGAGCTATTTGCAATTTTACTCCAATATCCGGCAACAGATGGATCTGTTGAAGACTACACCGACTTAATAGCTGCTGCTCAAGAAAATAGTGTGTACTCAGTTGTAGCTGCAGATTTATTGAGCCTTACCCTATTAACACCTCCTGGCGAAATGGGTGCTGATGTGGTTGTGGGTACTACTCAGCGATTTGGTGTGCCGATGGGATATGGCGGACCACATGCAGCATACTTTGCAGCAAAAGATAATTTTAAGCGTCAGATACCGGGCCGTATCATTGGGGTAACTCAAGATGCTGAAGGAAAGCCAGCTTATCGAATGGCCCTTCAAACTCGTGAGCAGCACATCCGTCGTGAAAAGGCTACTTCAAATATTTGTACAGCTCAAGTGCTACTTGCGGTTATGGCTGGAATGTATGGTGTGTATCATGGTCCTAATGGCTTGAAGAAAATTGCCGCTAAAATTCATGGACTTACCAAGCTCACAAAAGCTGGATTGGAAGCAATGGGAGTAGTGGTTGAAACTTCTAATTTCTTTGATACCATCACTGTTAAAGCCAATGAAGAACAAGTGCGCTCTGTTGCTGAAGCAAACGAGCTGAACTTCAGATATTTCGGTGACGGACGTATTGGTATCGCTTTCGATGAAGCAAAAGAGCTAGAAGATGTAGAAGCAGTGCTCGCAGTATTTGCTGAAGCCGAAGGTAGAAAGCAGAATTTTGATGTTCGTTCACACGCCGAAACTGTTGAGGTGAAATTACCGGAAGGCTTAACAAGAACGAGTTCATATTTAGAGCATCCAGTATTCAACTTGTACCACACCGAGCATGAAATGCTGCGCTATATGAAGCGTTTAGAGAGCAAAGATTTATCATTAGTGCACTCTATGATTTCGCTAGGCTCTTGTACTATGAAGTTGAATGCAACAGCAGAAATGATACCGGTAACTTGGCCGGAGTTTGGACAAATGCATCCATTTGTTCCTGTTGAACAAGCAAAAGGGTATACAAAGCTATTTGAAGATTTAGATGCTTGGTTAAGTGAAATCACTGGATTTCATAAAGTATCACTTCAGCCAAATTCAGGTGCACAAGGTGAGTATGCTGGATTAATGGTAATTCGAGCATATCACAAAAGTAGGGGCGAAGATCACCGAAATGTGGCTTTAATTCCTTCTTCAGCACATGGAACAAATCCTGCAAGTGCGGTTATGGCGGGAATGGAAGTAGTGGTTACTCAATGTGATAAGCACGGAAACATTTCTGTAGACGATCTAAAAGAGAAGGCTGAGAAATACAGTGACCGACTTGCGGCGCTTATGGTTACATACCCTTCTACACATGGGGTATTTGAGCATCGCATCAAAGATATTTGTGATATCATCCACGAACATGGTGGTCAGGTATATATGGATGGTGCAAACATGAATGCGCAGGTGGGACTAACGAGCCCAGGAGAAATTGGTGCTGATGTATGTCACTTAAACCTTCATAAGACATTTTGTATTCCACATGGTGGCGGTGGCCCAGGAATGGGACCCATTGGTGTGGCAGAACACTTAGCACCCTTTCTATCAGGAAACCCTGTTGTAAAAACAGGTGGCGAGCAAGCAATTCCAGCAATTTCGGCAGCTCCTTGGGGTAGCGCTAGTATCCTAACCATTTCATATGCTTACATCCGAATGATGGGCACAGAAGGACTTGAAGATGCAACGAAGAACGCAATCTTAAATGCGAACTACATCAAAGATCGCTTAAAGGATCATTACCCAATTCTATACACGGGTAAAACAGGTAGAGCGGCTCATGAGTTTATCGCAGATTTACGTCCGTTTAAGCAAAGTGCAGGAATCGAAGCTGTGGATATTGCTAAGCGTTTAATGGATTACGGTTACCATGCCCCAACTATGAGTTTCCCTGTTGCAGGTACGCTTATGATTGAACCGACTGAAAGTGAGACTAAAGAAGAATTAGATCGCTTTTGCGAGGCAATGATTGGTATCCGTAATGAAATTCGTGAAATTGAAGAAGGCAAAGCTAAAATCGAAAGCAACGTTCTAAAGCATGCTCCACATACGATGAGAGTAGTGATGGATTCAGATTGGAATAGAGACTACCCACGTGAAAAAGGTGCATTCCCTGTACAAAGGTTACGTGAAGATAAGTTTTGGCCAGCTGTATCTCGTGTAGACGATGCTTATGGCGACAGGAACTTAGTATGTTCTTGTATTCCAATAGATGCTTATGCTATTGAAGAAATCGCAGACTAA
- a CDS encoding L-threonylcarbamoyladenylate synthase, with translation MAELIKLYEDPIDEKKVAQIVKVLKNGGLVIYPTDTVYGLGCDINNKSALEKLAQIKGVKLKKADFSFICPDLKDLSEYVSQIETQTFKILKRSLPGPYTFILPGSSSLPTVFKKKKTVGIRIPDNPITLAIAKALGNPLVNTSIRDEDEVLEYTTDPSLIFEKWEHLVDIVIDGGFGDNEASTVVDLTGDEPVLLREGKGELVI, from the coding sequence ATGGCAGAGCTCATAAAGCTTTATGAAGATCCAATCGATGAAAAAAAAGTAGCCCAAATTGTGAAGGTACTTAAGAACGGAGGCCTAGTAATTTACCCTACCGACACCGTTTATGGCTTAGGATGCGATATCAACAATAAATCGGCATTAGAGAAATTAGCCCAGATCAAAGGGGTTAAACTTAAGAAAGCTGACTTTTCCTTTATCTGTCCTGACCTGAAAGACCTATCGGAGTATGTAAGCCAAATTGAAACGCAGACATTTAAAATCTTAAAGCGTTCATTACCGGGGCCTTATACATTTATTTTACCCGGAAGTAGTTCGCTGCCAACGGTATTCAAAAAGAAGAAAACGGTTGGGATTCGCATTCCTGATAACCCCATTACTTTAGCCATTGCAAAAGCTTTAGGAAACCCATTGGTAAACACCTCAATTCGAGATGAAGATGAAGTACTCGAGTACACTACAGACCCATCCCTAATATTTGAGAAATGGGAGCATCTTGTAGATATCGTAATAGATGGAGGGTTCGGAGATAATGAAGCCTCAACGGTTGTTGACCTTACCGGTGATGAACCTGTTTTACTTCGTGAAGGTAAAGGTGAGTTAGTTATTTGA
- a CDS encoding YncE family protein: MNHHPKRRILAITFLFLIGFCLSAFSVSAQDYYVYVAAESEDEVHLIKLDGETEKAEIAKTITVGRYPTETDGPHGINISPDGEYWFLSIAHGNPYGYLAKYKTGTDELVATTDLGMFPASMEISKATGLLYVVNFNLHGDMVPSTVSVVDPEFMEVVTDIETGIMPHGSRISDDGTKHYHVSMMTDELYEINTGALQVSRKLNLRKGAKKMKEMDHSKMDHSQHQANGMKGMDMKMHKPEVKPTWADPHPTKPLVYVAGNGSDEIIEIDTEKWEITRRLKSGKAPYNLEVTHDGKLLVASYKGEAATGIFDLKSGKEIAKVPNSRKVTHGVAISADNKYAFLSVEGIGGEPGSVDIINLETNKRIAVVETGKQAGGIIFWKQEG; the protein is encoded by the coding sequence ATGAATCATCACCCAAAGAGACGAATTTTAGCAATTACATTTTTATTTCTAATTGGATTCTGTTTATCTGCCTTCTCGGTATCGGCTCAAGATTACTATGTTTATGTAGCCGCTGAATCGGAAGATGAGGTTCACCTGATCAAATTAGATGGAGAGACCGAAAAAGCTGAAATAGCTAAAACTATTACCGTTGGTCGTTATCCTACTGAAACTGATGGCCCACATGGTATTAACATTTCCCCAGATGGCGAATATTGGTTCTTATCCATTGCCCATGGAAATCCATATGGATACCTAGCTAAATACAAAACTGGAACCGACGAACTTGTAGCCACTACAGATTTAGGAATGTTTCCAGCGAGTATGGAAATATCTAAAGCTACTGGCTTACTATATGTAGTAAACTTCAACCTTCATGGCGATATGGTACCAAGTACCGTTTCTGTGGTAGATCCAGAATTCATGGAAGTGGTAACCGATATTGAGACTGGAATCATGCCTCACGGTTCAAGAATATCAGATGATGGTACGAAGCATTACCATGTATCTATGATGACAGATGAACTGTATGAAATTAATACAGGTGCACTTCAAGTATCTAGAAAACTGAACCTGCGCAAAGGTGCTAAAAAGATGAAAGAGATGGACCATAGTAAAATGGATCACTCCCAGCACCAAGCAAATGGAATGAAAGGCATGGATATGAAAATGCACAAGCCTGAAGTTAAACCAACTTGGGCCGACCCGCATCCAACTAAGCCTCTTGTTTATGTAGCAGGTAACGGTTCGGATGAAATCATTGAAATTGACACTGAAAAGTGGGAAATCACACGTCGACTAAAGTCAGGTAAAGCACCTTACAACCTTGAAGTAACACACGATGGCAAACTACTTGTAGCAAGCTATAAAGGTGAAGCTGCAACAGGCATCTTCGATCTTAAATCAGGTAAAGAGATTGCTAAAGTGCCAAATAGCCGAAAAGTAACTCATGGTGTTGCTATCTCAGCCGACAACAAGTACGCATTTCTATCGGTTGAAGGAATTGGTGGTGAGCCCGGTTCTGTGGACATTATCAACCTCGAAACCAACAAGCGTATTGCTGTTGTTGAAACTGGAAAGCAAGCAGGTGGTATTATTTTCTGGAAACAGGAAGGATAA